The following DNA comes from Chryseobacterium gallinarum.
ATATTAGCAAACTGAAGAAAATCTGTAAGATTTACTCCAATGGTTTTGCAATATTCTTCTGCTACTAAAAGATAATTGGATGAAGTAGTGTAGATTTCAGTCCTGTTACATGTGGAAACCACAAATGCATCTCCAAGATCTTTCTGATGGACCCGGGAAACAAAGCTTTTAATGTTTTCATCAAAGAATGCAAATTTTCCTCTCGTTTCTACATCAGCTTTTTCGTAGCTTATAGAAAGCACGGCAAAATTTGATGTTTGATGGATGTTGGAATACTGTAACATAAGCAGTGGCAAATTTACGCTTTTTTTAATTAATGGTCTTCTGATACTGTATATGATAATTATCGTAAAAAACTATAAGGAGTAAAGGGCAAATACAGCAAGAATACAATTCTGATGGTGTTTAAAAGAGCCATTTCAAGGTGTTGTAATTAAAGAAATTAAAAAATAATCTGAAATGTATAAAACTTTGCTGTTTTCATTGAAAAAAATAGGAAGTGCTTTTTAGCATATTTTTTGTACAGCCGGTCTTCTTTGCCTGCCTTTTCACCGTTTTGAGATTCCGCTTTTTCGTCCTTTTGTTACCCTGTTAATTTTAGTTGAACTCAAAGTCTGTAAATGTCTAAAGTAAAAGTTAATAAAGAATTATAAATTTTAATAAAATTTTAACCAAATTATGTTGTTGTGAAATTTCTTTAGTAGTGTTAAATTTATATCTTTGTAAACTTAAAATCAGAAGAGAAATATGAGTTTATTTGATATGTTTACGCAAGAAATTGCGATAGACCTGGGAACTGCTAATACCCTTATCATCCATAATAATAAAATTGTTATAGATCAACCGTCAATTGTTGCAATTGAACGTTCTTCGGGTAAGCCGATTGCTGTAGGTGAACAGGCAAAGCATATGCAAGGTAAAACTCATGAGGATATCAAAACAATCCGTCCATTGAAAGATGGGGTTATTGCAGATTTCCATGCTTCTGAACATATGATCAAGGAATTTATCAAGAAAATCCCTGGTATCAAAGGTAAATTCATACAGCCTGCATTGAGAATTGTAATCTGTATTCCTTCTGGTATTACTGAAGTTGAAAAAAGAGCTGTAAGAGACTCTGCTCAGAAAGTCAACGCAAAAGAAGTACGATTGATTTATGAGCCAATGGCTGCAGCAATAGGAGTTGGGATCGATGTGCAGAAGCCTGAAGGAAATATGATCATTGATATAGGCGGTGGTACCACAGAAATTGCTGTAGTGGCTTTAGGAGGTATTGTATGTGATAAATCTGTGAAAATTGCAGGTGACGTATTTACCAACGATATTGCTTATTACTTAAGAACTCACCATAATCTTTATATTGGAGAAAGAACCGCTGAAAGAATTAAAATTGAAGTAGGTTCTGCTGTAGAAGACCTTGACGTGGATATTGAAGATATCCCGGTACAGGGTAGAGACCTTATTACAGGTAAACCAAAAGAAATTATGGTTGGATATAAAGAGATTGCCCGTGCATTGGATAAATCAATCATCAGAATTGAGGATGCCGTAATGGAAACACTTTCCCTTACTCCACCGGAACTGGCTGCTGATATTTATAAAACAGGTATTTATCTTGCCGGGGGAGGTGCGCTATTGAGAGGTCTTGCGGATAGGATTCACAAAAAAACAGGACTTCCTGTATTTGTAGCTGAAGATCCGTTGAGAGCTGTGGTTCGAGGAACAGGTATTGCTCTTAAGAATATGGATAAATTCAATTTCTTAATTAAATAATTTTAACTTTTTACGACTCTATATCTGAATGGGATTTTTGCTGAGATTATTTTCGAAGAACACTCTTTTCGTCTTCTTTATATTCCTGCAAATTATTGCTCTGGTTCTGATATTCTCCAGAAATGCCATGCAAAGAT
Coding sequences within:
- a CDS encoding rod shape-determining protein, which produces MSLFDMFTQEIAIDLGTANTLIIHNNKIVIDQPSIVAIERSSGKPIAVGEQAKHMQGKTHEDIKTIRPLKDGVIADFHASEHMIKEFIKKIPGIKGKFIQPALRIVICIPSGITEVEKRAVRDSAQKVNAKEVRLIYEPMAAAIGVGIDVQKPEGNMIIDIGGGTTEIAVVALGGIVCDKSVKIAGDVFTNDIAYYLRTHHNLYIGERTAERIKIEVGSAVEDLDVDIEDIPVQGRDLITGKPKEIMVGYKEIARALDKSIIRIEDAVMETLSLTPPELAADIYKTGIYLAGGGALLRGLADRIHKKTGLPVFVAEDPLRAVVRGTGIALKNMDKFNFLIK